In the Ictidomys tridecemlineatus isolate mIctTri1 chromosome 10, mIctTri1.hap1, whole genome shotgun sequence genome, AAGTTCTCCAGCTGTGGTTTCCAAAACTGGTCATTCAGAATTACCTGGGAAGctttgacaagaacaatgtattcCCAGGCTGCACCCCTGGAAGTTTGATTTActagatttgagactgggatcCCTAAAATCTTAaaactttaagaaattaaaaaaaaaaagtttcccagGTGGTTCTGATGAGCCAGACTTAGGACATTTATTTAAGGTCTACCAAAGAACTTAGGCCCGGATTCACTACGAATATGCATAACCTTGGGTAGATTGTAAATCACCATCCTAGGAAGAATTTAACAAATTAAACCGTCTAGAAGTGATTCGGCACTAAAAACGCTGCCCAATTTAGTGCTTAAATTACCTAATGATTTTCTGTCTATCCACTCTCCACCCCCAGGCCAAGGCCTGTACATAATATTTGATTCCTATGGCTGTGCTAGCCACCCACACTGTTCCTAAAGTTGCTGCAGTGGGTTCTGTTCTGTTAATCTCGCCCCTTTTTTCTTCCATTCAGGTGCCCCAAAGCTTTGAGGAACAAGGCCCCTTGAGTATTATCAAGCCAACTGATAATACAGCATCATGCCTCAGAACATCAACCCAGAAAACCCAGAAAATCCTAATGTGGATTAATTTCTTTGTGAAAAGAAATGCTCTCATTACACAAGGCAGGCAATTTAAAAGCTTGACTATTTTTGAAGCTGAGAGAAAATTAATCATGACTAGAAGTTTCAAAAATAGAGTAACTACAGTTCACCACCAGTAGCCTCCAATCCATAGATGTTCAGCCCCCATCTTCTACATCCCAGAATCAGATGTTTAAATTCCATGTCCAAGACAGAAAGAATCTGAAAGCAATTGGCCTATGAGGAATTTAGGAAAAGACAATTgatctcatttttctctcaatCATATATCAAGTGGTAAAATAAGGTCAAAAGTAgatgacaattattttttttattttctggtactggaaattgaacctaggagcactctacttctgagatacatccccagttctttttatttatttattttgcagtactagggatgaacctaagggtgctctaccactgagctataccccagccctccagcccttcttattttttattttgagacaaggtctcactaagttacccaggctggcctccaatactttcttttccttcctttttttttgtccctCACCTGTACTGtgatttgaatccagggccttgtgctaggtaagtgctccaaCCACAGAAATACAcccccagtttttttttatttttttactttgagacagggtctcactaaattgctgaggttggcatcaaacttgtgatcgtcctgcctcagcctcccgagtctctggagtttcaggtgtgcaccagcaCACCTGGCAGAGaattaagactttgaaaatacaGATGCTGATTTCTAATTCTTCCCACAAAGTTCCAGATCACAAATTGAGGGATGAAGTAATCATTCTTTCACAGAAGTCACTGACTGGACCACATGAGCCGGCAGCAAGTCAGAGCCAATATCCAGGAGATGCCGAAATACACATGGGTCCCAGGGGTCTTTTTAAGCCACAATGGCCCTTCTTACTGGATAGCTGGCAGGAGACAGTTCGAATATTCTTAATGAAATTGCTGGGTGGGCCCAATGGGAGTAAATGGAAAGGCCTTCTAGAACTGGGATAGAAACAAGTCAAATTGTACTAGCAGCAGGCCCAGCTGGAAGAGGACTTGGTTTGTAGATTGATGTAGTTCCCTTGGGTGGACAAAGACATACTGTCTTCTTTGGAATTGCTCATCATCTTTTCAATGAGGACTctacaaataaagaaatgaaaaatcttgAGCAAATGGATGGAACAAAAAGAGATATAGCAGGCAGATTCATAAGCAGATGACATTCTATAAAGCTATAGGTTTAAAAGCTCTTGGTCCCCAGTCATTATGGGAAAGAAGACAGTATTCCCGATGTTCAGGAGTTGGCATTCCAGTGGTTCAGTCTTGCTTCATCAGAAGCAAGAAAAGATGGTACTCAGGGCAACGGTACACGATGGGTAAATCTCTGTGCCTGTCCCCAGGTCAGCATGAACTACTCACCTCATGgcttcattaatatttttattctccttgACTGATGTTTCTGTCCAACCTGTGAAACCATTCTCTTTACTGAACCGGTCAATCTGGTCCCGGCTTACTGCCCAAGGGGACAGATCACACtgacaaagaaaaatacataaaatgcaaCACCATAAACTTCCTAGGAAGAGAAACATGTCTCAGATACCTGTAGGCTTAAAACAATTCTCTACCACTGGCTAAGAACATCAGTATCTAAACTCTACAGTCAACATTCTTCCCAAAGAAAGTCACATTCTCTGTGGGGGGAAGAAAGGGGgaatgggaatggaaaagacagtagaatgaatgggacataactttccaatgttcatatatgaattcgtgaccagtgaaactccacatcacgttcaaccacaagaatgggaagttatactccatgtatgtgcaatatgtcaaaatatattctactgtcatgtacaactaaaaagaacaaataaaaatttaaaaaggtgagttaaatgggaaaataaataaataaatacatgcatacatacactggatcagaaatatatgtaaaacagCTGTAGTTTAATTGCTAAAATGTAGAAACAACCAAGTAGTTGATGTATACTACAAtggataaattttctttttatttgttctaattagttacctATGATAGCAGAATGCCTTTTGGCATATCATAAATAATTGGAgtaaaacttctcattcttctggttgtacatgatgtagcgttacacaggtcatgtaatcatatttgCATATAGAGTActaatgtctgattcactctactatcAAAGAACACATAAGTTGTCATTAATATAATGAAATGTTATAGAGCAATGAAAATGTGCAAAACCTTCATATTTTAgctctagatggacacaatacctttttaaaaaaatacttatttttttagttatagttgggcacaatacctttatttcaattaaaaaaaaacttttgctgcATGAAACAATATGGGTGAATCCTACAAATGTATGTGACATTGAGCAAAAGAGGAGACACAGAAAACTGTGAGCCATATGATTCCTTCTGTGTAAGGTTCAAAGAGGCAAAATCAACATATTACATTAATTAGTAATTAGGATGAGGTCACCTTTGAGGAAAGGGAGAATAGTGGTTAGGAAAGATCACCAGGAAGTTTCCTGggttattttcatgttttatttatcacTTCAAATGCAGATGAATAGACATATTCATCAAATGTGTACATTTcaatttgtttaactttttgtaaattataagatctaatatttttttaacaaaaaagaaagaaagaaagaaagtcacaTTCTCTACACCTCTTCAAAGGAAGTAGAGAAGATCTTGCCAACTCGAAAAGGGGAAACAGAGGTTCACTATCACAGAGCATTCTTAGATCCACTTTCTGACCACAGAGGCCAGGGGTCATTTTTCTTAGATTGGCCATGTACCTTGTT is a window encoding:
- the Rab29 gene encoding ras-related protein Rab-7L1 isoform X4, translating into MTRLYYRDASACVVMFDVTNATTFSNSQRWKQDLDSKITLPNGEPLPCLLLANKCDLSPWAVSRDQIDRFSKENGFTGWTETSVKENKNINEAMRVLIEKMMSNSKEDSMSLSTQGNYINLQTKSSSSWACC